CCTAAAAAAGGCATTTGGCTATTATTTCCAAGAAGTGGGAATAGGGTGTGTAGGGTTTATAAACAGACTCAACAGTGAAGCAAGATGCGAAATTCCATGGGAAAATTCTCCTCACTCTTAATTTCGAGAACAACAACGCGCTCTTTGCTTTCCACACCCCTTCCACACCGCTTCTGCACCACCACCACCCCCCTTTCCGATGCCGACGACACTGACTCAACATCTCTTTCTCCCTCACCCGAAATAACATTCTATGATCGACCTCTTGAGAACGGCCTCGACCCCGGCATTTATAGGGTATCAAccttatttcattaattaattattatttattattataactgaTTTTGAATTTGTGTGATTGTAGGCGATATTGGTAGGCAAAGCTGGACAAAAACCATTACAGAAGAAATTGAGAAGTGGTACGGTGGTTACCCTATTGTCAATAGGAACCGGAGGTATCCGCAACAATCGAAGACCACTGGATCACGAAAACCCTAGGGAATATGCTAATCGATGTGCGGTTCAGTGGCATAGGGTCTCAGTTTATCCTGAGAGATTGGGAAATCTTCTCATGAAACATGTTCTTCCTGGTTCAACTTTGTATGTTGAGGGAAATCTTGAGACTAAGGTCTTCTCTGATCCCATTACTGGCCTTGTTCGCCGAATTCGAGAAGTTGCTGTTCGTCGAAATGGTAGTTAACTCACTCTTCAACCCTTGCATTTAATATTCTTTATTTCATTTGCTCATACAGTAGATATTTTCATTAATTCCATTTTTTCTATGTAattaaaaacattgttttcaTTAGTTCTTTCTTCTTATTAGCAATTGGTTTGCACTTGCATATATGCTTCTATCCTATATGCTAGTTACAACTTATCGTGTTTGTGGGGAGAATCGATAAGCCTAATGTTTTATCTTAAAGCAAGAATGCTCTAGCtgcttttgttttgttttagtgtttAGATACTTCTGTCAGACAGACCCTTGATATATTCTTTCATCAGCTTTTGTAATGATGTAATCATAAGGAGAATGTTTTGTTATGTCATGCCTTTGTGTTACTTTGATGCTTGCTTAATCGCAGCTCTATATATGTCCTATGAGTTGTTcgtattgttaaaaaaatacacaatttttctttctaaatgtCTAAAGGAGGAGTCCCTTTAAATGTATGTACTAGAGACCCAAAAGCATTTTCTGATGAGTTGGAAGAGTTGCTATATATATTCTTAAATAATTGTGGATACAAGTGTTGTTACTTCTTACGGTTTCGAATTGTTTGGTGGACAATGTGGTTCATGCTCAACTCACTAAGAAATCAAGCTCGTTTTCTTGACTTAGTCTTTGCTTACTTTAAGACCCATGAAATATTAAAAGCTAAATTTGTAATTTGTTAGAGTGAATGTTGGCTGTTGCTAGTACTTTTTCTTAGCATCTAAGGCTGAAGTTTATTTGTAGCTtatgtttaaaataatattttgcatGACAAAAGATTGTTTGAGAATAAGATGTCTTTTGACTTAACTCAATATAACTTTCTGTGTTCCGTAGGTCGTGTTGTATTTTTAGGTCAGGGTGATGATGATGCTGATCAACATACACAACAAAATGACCTGAGAGCTGTTGgctattattgaattttatgctTCAAATGAGAATGTTGTTGACAATGGagatcttattttattttttggatttttgcCACAAACACTGGAATTGTTAGAGACATTTGCCATGTTGCGAACTCTTGATTAAGTGATCTTGCATTACAAATTTAAAGGGATTGCCATGCTGTATAATACACCATTCTGTTGCTTTAATTTATGATGGCAAACTTGCAACACGGTTTAACAAAAGGGCTTTTTTGCTCTAGGGCATCGATTCATTATGTTCCAAAGTCTCGTTAAATATCATGGTTATTTTATTGCCACTGGGATTGTTTTTGTCTCGAGCTTGCAAGAATATTGTTTTGAACATCCTCGTGTTTCGATTGTTAAATGTTTATTGATGCTATTACATGATCTTTTTGATGTATTTGGTGTAATGCATATGTGAGTTGGAGCTTCCAGAAGTTGCTTCTTGATATCTGTCGCATACCCTATCCATGTGGGGTGCAGAAATCTATCGTTGTCTCGTGAAAGTTcttaaattttacaatattgAAGAACAGAATCCTGTCATACTTTAAAAGAGGACTTGGATGGTCAGAAAATAGGACAATTCTGTTATATTCCCTGTGCTGGTCGTACTTTGAACTTGATAATAGATGATGGATTGAGATCCGCAAAACAAGTAATTTTGAAGATCCGAGAGTTTGTAATAGAGTTAAATGCCTCATAAGTAATTTCTCaggattttattcaaatatcaaCAGCTTATCAAGAAGGTACTTGGAAACTTTCTCTCGATGTTAACAAGCATTGAACATAAGAATTGTCCAGAAAATAACGTGATAATTTTCTCAAATCAGTGTTTGAATTGCAATACCAATATTTTACAAGACAAAAGAATTGGAATGACTTCGTATGCCCAAAGTTTTTCATATCTAATTAATGCAGCGTGTGTGTTGATGTTGTTGTGAATTGTGATTGGAGCActtcattaaatttttgttatgtATTAGAGTCATGTAGCATATGACAGCACCCTTGTATGTtaagataaaattcaaattcaaaattagaaGCAATGGATAATGTAAAACAATGTATATTTTTCATGATGCAGGCTGGTAAGTCAGTGGATGCGGTTATTCGTAAATATGAGGAGACACTAGGCAGTAGGATACTGTTGAGACCATCGGACAAAAGTGTGGTTAACATCATGCATCAATATCTTGAACCATTCTACAAGACCACGAACGACATCTGCACCAGCAAGGTTCCAACCGTTGGACTTGTCCTTTTCTTTATGGATCACATCTCAGAAACAATTGCGACATGCAGAGGATCACGTCCCAGCACAGAATGGATAAAAAGTGCTGCAGAAGAAACTATATCAATCAAGTTTGCAACTTAGCCTTTGTTGCTCAACACTTGTaatttctatgttttttttctcatttttcaattgaAATGTTAATCAACAATGGGCTACAAATTTAGCTTTTAATAGTTCATAGGTCTTAAGGTAAGCAGAGACTAAGTCAAGAAAAAGAGCTTGATTTCTTTGTGAGTTAAGCATGAACCACATTGCCCAACAAACAATTCCAAACCGCCAGAAGGAACAACACTTTATCCACAATTATTTAAGAATATATGTAGCAACTCTTCCAACTCATCAGACAATGCTTTTGGGTCTCTCGCACATACATTTAAAGGGACTCCTCCTTTAGATATTTAGACAGAAAAATTGTGTATTCTTTAACAATATGAACAATTCATAGGACATGTATGAAAGTTGCGATGAAGCAAGCAACCAAGTAACACAAGGCTTGATGTAACAAAACACTATCCTTATGATTACATCATTACAGAAGTTGAAGAAGGAATATAATAAGGGTATGTTTGACAGAAGAATCTAAacacaaaaacaacaaaaatagcaACACCATTCTTGTTTTACGATAAAAAATTAGGCTTATCGATTCTCCCCACAAACACGTTAAGTTGTAACTAGTATATAGGATAGAAGTATAAGCAAGTGCAAACTAATTgctaataagaagaaaaaactaatgaaaacaatgtttttaatTACATAGGAATAAATGGAATTAATGAAAATATCTACTGTATGAGCAAATGAAATAAAGAATATTAAATGCAAGGGTTGAAGAGTGAGTTAACTACCATTTCGACGAACAGCAACTTCTCGAATTCGGCGAACAAGGCCAGTAATGGGATCAGAGAAGACCTTAGTCTCAAGGTTACCCTCAACATACAAAGTTGAACCAGGAATAACGTGTTTCATGAGAAGATTTCCCAATCTCTCAGGATAAACGGTAACCCTATGCCACTGAACGACACATTGAGTAGCATATTAAAGAATTTGGTAACGTTACGGTATATGAACGAAATAGATGGACGCGACGATGAAACAAAATACGCAACATGTTAAAGAATTTGCTTGTGTATTGTCGGATCTGCTGCGGCACACAGACCACTGACGGTTGGCGATGCGTGATGCAGCCCGACGAGGGAGGATAAATTTCATCTGACAGACGATGACTATCAATTCTTAttctaagaagaaaaaaaaactatttattgatCTAGTTTTTTTGTGATGGTTTTCTGAGTTATTTGATAAAGTCATAATATGAATTTTGTGTTATGTTACAAACGGGTGAAGTTTGTTTTATTTGGTGGTTGGTTTATAAGCATcagttatttatgtttttttagtatGTGTGTTGTAAACAATTTTAGAAACAGGGACAATAGCTTAAGAAAAATGAAACTTTAAGATGTGAGTTTATTTTACAGAGAAACTAAAACTgcgatttttttatttaaaaatggatTCAATAGAAAGATActaataagaagaaaattagagaaTGATAAGAAAATGATACCATGGAGCTGAATTGGTTTTGCTAAACTGATTTTATCAAGTTTAAATTCTCTATTCCTCCCTGTTTTTGCCTATTATTCTCTCTCACCTTTTTTACTCAACCGTGTTCTCTCCctctttttctccttttttcttCTCTTGGTGGTGATTATTTAGACTTTTTAGGTGTTGGTTACAAAAGACAAGGAAATAATTGTGAATTGATAaccattatactgatttttattactagtgattcatttctttttggtttcttttcattcaattgatCGTTATTAAACTGATTTTTGTTACcatcaatccattttttttcgGTTCATTTTGATTCAATTATAtacgtttttttattttttttattttttattttttaatgtcttACAAAGGAGTAAAATGTCTAAACAAGAATCAGAAGAAAACAGAGGCAACTAGGAACCATAAACCTTAATTTTTGCATAGGTCGCCTTTTCAAGTTtacaacctagcgggtattcattgttattttttgtaCCATAATTTTTACCTGGgttgccctttcaggttttcaacctcgCTGgtagttataattattttttgtaccaTAATTTTGTCTAGGTCGCCCTTTTAAGTTTTCAACCTATCAgttattcattattattttttgtacttAATTTTTAACTAGGTTTctctttcaggttttcaacctagcgggtatttattattttttttttttgtaccttAATTTTTGTCTAGTTCACCCTATTAAGTTTTCAACCTAGaggatatttattattatttttggtacTCTAGTATTTGCCTAAGTTGCCTTTTCAGGTTTTTAACCTAgcatacattttatttaagTATGATACTTCTTTACAACATCTAAGTTTACAAGGAGAACTAAATATTTTCTGTCCATATTCGTGAGGATCATAGCCCCACTTGAGAAAGTTTTCTTCACGACATATGGGACTTCCTCATAGTTAGGGTCCATTTTCCACAATAATTCTTTTGAATGGGTGAGATATTTTTTAGCACCAAGTCTCCTTCCCAAAATTCTCGAGGACGTATTTTCTTCTCTTACGCTCTTTTTCAGTTCTTTCTGGTATAATTGTCCATGGCATAAGGCGGCCaacattttttcttcaattaaattcaattgatagAAACTGGTTTGCATCCATTCCGACTCGTCTAGTTTGGCTTCCATTGATACTTTTAGCGAAGGTAAAAAGGGGTTGCCCCAGTTGAAGTGCGCATAGAAGTACAATACATGTGTAGTAAAATCGACAACATCTCATGTCATTGATTTTTGGTTTGTACAAGGATGAGTTGTGGTGTTTAATTTCTAGACATGTCATGTTTCTTCATATGGATCCCATAAGCGCTACCATAGACATCTTGTAGAATTTATTTCCCCTCATTGACACCGATATATCTCAGGAGTAGCATACCATGATTCCTTTTATACAAAATGTTTTTGTTCAAGAAAAGCTCGCAGTTAACCGTCTTTGAGTCATTTTCTCATTCTCTGATATTCCAGGAGGATATTCTCTATTTATAAGATATTGTTCGATATCGTGATATCAAGATTTCCCATCGGTTTCCTCTTCTATTACATGACAGTAGGCATGATGATCCCTATTGTCCATTTTAATGGAAGTGGTTTCATAGTTTCGACTTATTTGGAACATTAAGGATAAAGTAACCAAAGCAACAACCAATTGATCGTTTTCTCTAGGGACACGGTCAAGGGTGATTTTGTCAAATTGTGAAGACAATTTCTTCATGTAGGTAAAATAAGGTATTAACTTCTTTTCTCGTGTTTCCCATTCTTAGTTAAGCTGATTAATGACTTTTGCTTTTGATTCCAAAGCAACCAAAATTCCCATGGCACAAGCTTCACATTCTGCCatatgatgactcttcatcatatgcatattttctcactgttttagtcttatttatcttcaatcattagttaaattaaggagttatttgaaatattttgttaattttatttctttgatttaataaaatatttatgtccttatttccttgattaagtagagattttttggagttttgcgttgctactttgttttagtgcagtgctgaattttggtgagaaatcaacatgacatatgtgaagTATTTCAGCCAcatatggagttgtagatgtccaattggagtcacatCAAGTGTAACCGAAAGCTAAGATTCATATCTACaattttcatgaagacaccagaaccaaattcagactctaAAGAAGCGCAAAATCCAGTATATGTtagacaacagatgttgtgtGCCTAAAGCACGCCAGctgcgcctgaggcgcatttccagcCTTTCAGCACTGTCCAGACGCGTCTGAGGCGCGTTTTCTGCACCTAGGGCGAGCGACGCGCATCAACATTCatgaaaacacaattttttcactgttttagggatcttttttactcttgggaagttgggagacttgagccctaacatagaaactcaaagacgaccgtttctaacatcattgaaccagttttatcaagaatcattcatgaatccttcttgtaattcttctctaatctctatcttttttatctctgtcatgagtaactaaaccctatttgttagggatgagtgtaacaagatcaaacccttatttttatgatttgatttctagttatatgaatgagtttattgaattattattttcatctttgtgcttaatgctttttattgtttgatcaacattaaaatgttctacgatttgtattttgaaacggaagtggactttacgaattgttgagatgagaaattcatgaatttgttgtctaaacatagatgcaggtcatgaaaccaattaaattagttgcaaagcaataatttacaagagaatttctatacggtaatgcttaattctaatcttaaatctactaaggaattatgggttactttggaattaaaggttctgtcacaaagacattagggcaagaataataaagagaattcggtaataattcaataaaggaattcaataactaggatcaaattagacaccaaggttggattcgaagtgaaactcctccctgacatttttctcattataaaggatcagttttattactgttgttaattttaaatattatttcaatcaattcaaaaactttttgttcaatttagtaattaaatataattcaatagtaaaatgcaatccttgagtttgacACTGGGtactgaagtaacaatgtcgatttacaagaaaggggggtttgaattgtaaatgtgccttttaaaaaattcctgttaaaacttaagaaaataactcaagaatgatcttggttatgaaaacagaaaacggagaacgttcttggtttatgttataaaacagagaacgttcttagaTTAGCATgaaatcagtttctattttatcttaattgatcaatgcagtataataaagaaagagataggaaagagaataccacacaaagatttatcctggttcacccaacgtgggttacgtccagtcatcacactgtgagattttccactaagtgtttaaaacgaagagccttcttaatcttacaacacctagaatagatcaaccttgatctatttccaccttaattactttccactcagaaagcaattacaacacctatctaaccttgataggaagcaatcttaaacaaactataaagaaactcttatagtttgagtttttacaaatgattgaatttgacagaatctgatattgctcaactcttgtttgagaatagattctttacagagtatctaatgacaatttcgcagctgatatgtgaatgtgcagcagtggctgtttcgcAAATTGCTGaaaatgatgttgcctctgtttttgcagaatttcaaacttaagtgtgattgtatattgttgattacttagcacttgaatttcttactgAGAACtgggataatggccttctatttatagactgtagatgtacttgaatgaaggtacaagagctgttagagagactttgcttttttgactgaaacattatttttagaataaaaataatacttctttgaaatagctttttgacttttaaggtttagcatttaaagcatctATGTCATTTCTTTGACATGTCTTCATTGAttacattatctgtcttgagtcttgagtgtagctagaggaggTTGGAAAAGATTTGAagcgaattgcagactgaaacagagaggatgcaaggctgctgttgatgtgcagaaaaacggagaacgttcttggtttttgagtgaacgttcttgagcttaaataatcattctggagctCCTGTTTTGATCAACctggatttcctttgtaattTCCTTGTTATATGTCAAGGTTGATTGagctttcttgacatttgaatttttggagttcttaagccgtcgTGACTTTTATCCATCTTTGAACCCTTTTAATTTTGAGATCAAATAGCCTTTTTGAgcttggatgaatcctacttgttcctttccatgtactgattagatatgaacaaattttcaggacagattctttgttaacgatgtagataaactttgaacaacatggtgtgatgaacttttttgaGGCTGTAgctctttctctgttttagtgttcttgttgttgttttctttgctttgcttgattctgttcttaattaaattcactcaaaagcacaagttaaattaacataacatttagaatcataattaacattcttaattaactttttgtttgttttcatcaaaacattaaattgagattttgtctcaacaggtactaccgttttattattacttgcaacaattcagTATACTTGCTGAAACgttatcaagtttttggcgccgttgccggggattgccatatcactattgaatttaatttatttacttaactgaatttttttgctctgcaataaaatttttgattttatttttgattttttgataaaaaaattcttttattttctatttttatttgttgagcttACTAATGTtatgtctagtggtttgtctcttctttgtttgacaTAATTATTCGCTGTaaagcatggaagattataatgatgatattctactacaattatatgaagagtgtgatacttgtcttatatttggtatatgtcgcatgattgaggggtAAATCTTGAGTTATAGATTTTTAAGTTATCACCCTCATATCCCTCCAATGCAGcatcttaggtgtgacttttgcggagaagcacataagaatggacATTGTTCAGATGACCTTGATGAACTAAtagaatatgaatatttttttctcaaagttatagaaaacgacgagtgttatattaaaaagatcaattgggaacaaactctacctcctaaaattctatccaaagaatcagatgacaaagactttcattCCTAAACGAGTCATGAAGGGTATAACGAACATACCCTGTCTCCACATTGGGTCAAGAACTGGGTCAACATTAcagacgttttggttgaattcatgaagaataacatggtttcaattgaaagatttgaaagtcaatgtgagaggttatttgggcaagtggttaagtttgagatgatggaggagaagttgaagattgaagataatttcattgttgtggtagaagaagttaagcaagaggaaaaaacgaacgaggaaaagaaaaaaataagagatttataaagttcgagattcaatctatgccttgttcatcaatgtccaattgagaaggacatggaaacaacatcttttatttcttaagttcatggaatttctaccaaacaaaaagaaaaagaaggatgatgtgttcttcctgtcatatatgccaccttgacaatagttgaggcgtcaagctaatAAATTTAAAGAAGCTCTTCATGAGAGGAAACCCacaggtagaggtaacttttattttttgcaatcttattttttttatttgaatttgtctctttctaattgtgtgtaaacgtgcactatgatgaagaattattaacaacttgcatttgatcttaagttttatgtttgggattttgaaatttaaactctatttctttgctcatatcattgctcaattcgataagtttcactaattCATGCAAtgttgattactccttggttgtcgaagtctcactcgcagtttttttaaaaataaaaataaaaaaagaaactaaataaattttgtagtggcatgtttgacattattttgattgttcatactctctcttattatcctagttgtgagctattgagcctaaacacttaaattatttgttgtgtgattatccagacatgtgttatccctctagaacttgcactaattctgacttgcatcacttgtaatttatgcatacattgagacAATTTTGTTTGGCCGTTTGAGcatttctaactaccctatgaaaattttaccctttgctagcccctttgagccttgcccttttattttgGTTACTAGGCACTTTACAAGCcaaatatttgactttaattaaatcaccttacttggagttaggtagaaaaaaaaatttattttctcgataaagttctaagttttgggttgctcatgggatatcaACCTTTTAAATTTGGGTTCATGATtctaacaaaaagaaaaagaagaaaaaaaaagaaaaaaaattcactttttgtattttggtaaataatatcttcttggttcttttgtcattgtttgagaatctccacaatgaaaaggtgaagaaaaataaaaaaagtggtagaataatctggaaatgtatgcctaactccaagtagtaaagcctactatcccaaaatgtcatacatttacctaagccccattacaacctgaaagtcctcgaaaaatgtatgtgtttattgcattgtgattgccaactagaattttttcaagcctatggtaccgtgatgcatgttctaggatttgagtgataaattcataaccctttctaaatacttgagataaattttggtgagattgtgtgaagagagagttgaacttgatgaatgaacgCTAAAATGtacaaattgtattttttttttttgtaagcaaccatggaacataatgaatgttttgtagtagctggaactttaaaaattgagtttgatttgatttgagaaattgaatttaagtttgCTTTAACTGTacaaaatctgaaattaattgttgcttggggacaatcaatagattaagtttggggttatgatgactcttcatcatatgcatattttcccactgttttagtcttatttatcttcaatcattagttaaattaaggatttatttgatatattttgttaattttatttctttgatttaataaaatgtttatgttcttatttccttgattaagtagagattttttggagttttgcattgttactttgttttagtgcagtgctgaattttggtgagaaatcaacatgacatatgtggagtatttcaaccatatctggagttgtagatgtccaattggagtcataCCAAGTGTAAccgaaagctaagatccatatctacaactttgatgaagacaccagaaccacaTTCAAACTCTAAAAAGGCGCAAAAGGCAGTATACGTCAGACAACATATGTtatgcgcctgaagcgcgcgcCAGCTGCGCGTGAGGCGCGTTttctgcgcctggggcgcgcgacgcgcatcagcatTCATAAACCCTAGCATAGAAACAGGAATGaaggagcagttttatcaagaattatttatgaatccttcttgtaattcttctctaatctctatcttttttatctctgtcatgagtaactaaaccctatttgttagggatgagtgtaacaagatgaaacccttatttttatgatttgatttctagttatatgaatgagtttattgaattatttttctcatctttgtacttaatgttttttattgcttgatcaacattaaaatgttctacgatttttattttgaaatggaagtggactttacgaatgcttgagatgggaaattcatgaatttgtagtctaaacatagatgtaggtcatgaaaccaattaaattagttgcaaaacaataatttacaagagaatttctatacggtaacgcttaattctaatcttaaatctactaaggaattaggggttactttggaattaaaggttctgtcactaagacattagggcaagaataataaagagaattcggtaataattcaataaaggaattcaataactagaatcaaattaaacaccaaggttgaattcgaagtgaaactcatccctaacatttttctcattataaaggatcaattttattactattgttaattttaaatattatttcaatcaattcaaaaactttttgttcaatttagtaattaaatataattcaatagtaaaacgcaatccttgagttcgacactcagtactaccgttttattattacttgcaacgattcaatacacttgctgaaacactatcaCCATATTACTGATATAATCAAAACACAAGTGCGTTGTGATAGGCATAAACTGTTTTTTGGGAGATATTAACACAACCCCAATCCCATGCCCCATTTCGTTTGAGTCCCGTCAAACAATAGGGTACCTTTTCCATTATCACACTCTTGAAACAAAACCATGATGCTTTCATATGAGAATTCAcgttgcattgattgataatcatCCATATGTTAGGTAGCCAAATAACCTTCCAAGGCACTCCCTTTGAAGGC
The genomic region above belongs to Cicer arietinum cultivar CDC Frontier isolate Library 1 chromosome 4, Cicar.CDCFrontier_v2.0, whole genome shotgun sequence and contains:
- the LOC101514787 gene encoding single-stranded DNA-binding protein, mitochondrial, giving the protein MRNSMGKFSSLLISRTTTRSLLSTPLPHRFCTTTTPLSDADDTDSTSLSPSPEITFYDRPLENGLDPGIYRAILVGKAGQKPLQKKLRSGTVVTLLSIGTGGIRNNRRPLDHENPREYANRCAVQWHRVSVYPERLGNLLMKHVLPGSTLYVEGNLETKVFSDPITGLVRRIREVAVRRNGRVVFLGQGDDDADQHTQQNDLRAVGYY